The Malus domestica chromosome 10, GDT2T_hap1 genome contains a region encoding:
- the LOC103445315 gene encoding ankyrin repeat domain-containing protein 2B-like isoform X1 — MASAQKDVPAAAGEKPVSTENKSSKPETTENKTPKPEASSGDSLSGQPGATPFQIPEAGFPPNPFDFSAMTGLLNDPSIKELAEQIAKDPSFNQMADQLQKTFQGVSVDEGVPQFDSQQYYSTMQQVMQNPQFMTMAERLGSALMQDPSMNTMLESFANPSNKDQLEERMSRIKEDPSLKPILEEIETGGPAAMMRYWNDKDVLQKLGEAMGLAVGDAATSTEAPEEAEDAGNEDESIVHHTASVGDVEGLKAALASGADKDEEDSEGRTALHFACGYGEVKCAQALLEAGARVDALDKNKNTALHYAAGYGRKECVALLLENGAAVTLQNMDGKTPIDVAKLNNQNDVLKLLEKDAFL; from the exons ATGGCTTCCGCGCAGAAGGATGTGCCTGCTGCTGCTG GCGAAAAGCCAGTTTCAACAGAGAACAAAAGTTCCAAACCTGAAACAACAGAGAACAAAACTCCCAAGCCTGAGGCATCGTCTGGAGACTCACTGTCAGGACAACCAGGGGCTACCCCTTTCCAAATTCCAGAGGCTGGATTTCCTCCCAATCCTTTTGATTTCTCAGCCATGACTGGCTTGCTGAAT GATCCTAGCATTAAGGAATTAGCTGAACAGATAGCAAAGGATCCTTCATTCAACCAGATGGCAGACCAACTTCAGAAAACTTTTCAAGGTGTGTCAGTTGATGAAGGTGTCCCTCAGTTTGATAGTCAACAGTACTATTCCACCATGCAACAGGTTATGCAGAATCCTCAGTTCATGACCATGGCTGAGCGCCTTGGTAGTGCATTGATGCAG GATCCATCTATGAATACCATGCTTGAGAGTTTCGCCAATCCCTCGAACAAAGATCAGCTTGAGGAACGCATGTCACGTATCAAAGAAGATCCTTCTTTGAAACCTATTTTGGAAGAAATAGAAACTGGTGGTCCAGCTGCCATGATGAG ATACTGGAATGATAAAGATGTTTTGCAGAAGTTGGGAGAAGCAATGGGTCTTGCAGTTGGGGATGCAGCTACTTCTACTGAAGCACCAGAAGAAGCAGAAGATGCCGGAAATGAGGATGAATCAATTGTTCATCACACTGCTAGTGTTGGTGACGTGGAG GGTTTGAAAGCTGCCTTAGCATCTGGTGCTGACAAGGATGAGGAAGATTCAGAAGGGAGGACAGCATTACATTTTGCATGTGGATATGGTGAG GTGAAGTGTGCTCAAGCTCTTCTTGAGGCTGGAGCAAGAGTCGATGCTCTTGATAAGAACAAAAACACCGCACTTCATTATGCAGCCGGTTATGGCAGGAAGGAATGCGTGGCACTTCTACTCGAGAATGGCGCAGCTGT CACTCTCCAGAACATGGACGGCAAAACCCCAATCGATGTTGCCAAGTTGAACAACCAAAATGACGTACTAAAGTTGCTCGAGAAGGACGCCTTCCTGTAA
- the LOC103445315 gene encoding ankyrin repeat domain-containing protein 2B-like isoform X2, with translation MASAQKDVPAAGEKPVSTENKSSKPETTENKTPKPEASSGDSLSGQPGATPFQIPEAGFPPNPFDFSAMTGLLNDPSIKELAEQIAKDPSFNQMADQLQKTFQGVSVDEGVPQFDSQQYYSTMQQVMQNPQFMTMAERLGSALMQDPSMNTMLESFANPSNKDQLEERMSRIKEDPSLKPILEEIETGGPAAMMRYWNDKDVLQKLGEAMGLAVGDAATSTEAPEEAEDAGNEDESIVHHTASVGDVEGLKAALASGADKDEEDSEGRTALHFACGYGEVKCAQALLEAGARVDALDKNKNTALHYAAGYGRKECVALLLENGAAVTLQNMDGKTPIDVAKLNNQNDVLKLLEKDAFL, from the exons ATGGCTTCCGCGCAGAAGGATGTGCCTGCTGCTG GCGAAAAGCCAGTTTCAACAGAGAACAAAAGTTCCAAACCTGAAACAACAGAGAACAAAACTCCCAAGCCTGAGGCATCGTCTGGAGACTCACTGTCAGGACAACCAGGGGCTACCCCTTTCCAAATTCCAGAGGCTGGATTTCCTCCCAATCCTTTTGATTTCTCAGCCATGACTGGCTTGCTGAAT GATCCTAGCATTAAGGAATTAGCTGAACAGATAGCAAAGGATCCTTCATTCAACCAGATGGCAGACCAACTTCAGAAAACTTTTCAAGGTGTGTCAGTTGATGAAGGTGTCCCTCAGTTTGATAGTCAACAGTACTATTCCACCATGCAACAGGTTATGCAGAATCCTCAGTTCATGACCATGGCTGAGCGCCTTGGTAGTGCATTGATGCAG GATCCATCTATGAATACCATGCTTGAGAGTTTCGCCAATCCCTCGAACAAAGATCAGCTTGAGGAACGCATGTCACGTATCAAAGAAGATCCTTCTTTGAAACCTATTTTGGAAGAAATAGAAACTGGTGGTCCAGCTGCCATGATGAG ATACTGGAATGATAAAGATGTTTTGCAGAAGTTGGGAGAAGCAATGGGTCTTGCAGTTGGGGATGCAGCTACTTCTACTGAAGCACCAGAAGAAGCAGAAGATGCCGGAAATGAGGATGAATCAATTGTTCATCACACTGCTAGTGTTGGTGACGTGGAG GGTTTGAAAGCTGCCTTAGCATCTGGTGCTGACAAGGATGAGGAAGATTCAGAAGGGAGGACAGCATTACATTTTGCATGTGGATATGGTGAG GTGAAGTGTGCTCAAGCTCTTCTTGAGGCTGGAGCAAGAGTCGATGCTCTTGATAAGAACAAAAACACCGCACTTCATTATGCAGCCGGTTATGGCAGGAAGGAATGCGTGGCACTTCTACTCGAGAATGGCGCAGCTGT CACTCTCCAGAACATGGACGGCAAAACCCCAATCGATGTTGCCAAGTTGAACAACCAAAATGACGTACTAAAGTTGCTCGAGAAGGACGCCTTCCTGTAA
- the LOC103445318 gene encoding transcription factor RF2a-like isoform X1: MYGSSSTSSKDDTVISIPSTKKRPAAVLEEVAQRDPKLAKRIMTNRRSAMRAKERKKMYIQTLECNIQRLQFELAALTAQLEQWQVDTLYITAENNRLKECLHHILEDIELQDALNYHSRNEIERLKRLVFSNNISKD; this comes from the exons ATGTATGGTTCAAGCTCAACTTCATCCAAGGATGACACTGTCATCTCAATCCCTAGCACCAAAAAAAGGCCTGCTGCAGTTCTTGAAGAAGTCGCTCAGCGCGATCCAAAGCTCGCGAAAAG GATTATGACTAACCGGAGGTCGGCTATGAGggcaaaggagaggaagaagatgtaCATTCAGACGCTTGAATGCAACATACAAAGGTTGCAGTTTGAATTAGCTGCTCTGACTGCTCAGTTGGAACAATGGCAG GTAGACACCCTTTACATAACTGCAGAAAACAATAGATTGAAAGAATGTCTACACCATATTTTGGAAGACATTGAATTGCAAGACG CCTTGAATTATCATAGCAGAAATGAGATTGAACGTCTGAAAAGACTTGTTTTCTCAAACAATATCTCAAAAGATTGA
- the LOC103445318 gene encoding probable transcription factor PosF21 isoform X2, whose translation MYGSSSTSSKDDTVISIPSTKKRPAAVLEEVAQRDPKLAKRIMTNRRSAMRAKERKKMYIQTLECNIQRLQFELAALTAQLEQWQVDTLYITAENNRLKECLHHILEDIELQDEMRLNV comes from the exons ATGTATGGTTCAAGCTCAACTTCATCCAAGGATGACACTGTCATCTCAATCCCTAGCACCAAAAAAAGGCCTGCTGCAGTTCTTGAAGAAGTCGCTCAGCGCGATCCAAAGCTCGCGAAAAG GATTATGACTAACCGGAGGTCGGCTATGAGggcaaaggagaggaagaagatgtaCATTCAGACGCTTGAATGCAACATACAAAGGTTGCAGTTTGAATTAGCTGCTCTGACTGCTCAGTTGGAACAATGGCAG GTAGACACCCTTTACATAACTGCAGAAAACAATAGATTGAAAGAATGTCTACACCATATTTTGGAAGACATTGAATTGCAAGACG AAATGAGATTGAACGTCTGA
- the LOC103445319 gene encoding cytochrome b561 and DOMON domain-containing protein At3g07570-like, translating to MKAFIASIIIVIFGLSARVNSQTDSCSSSLNLQNVNLPFDAASLNCLAVWDAHNYILRYSQTSSNLWTFVLSAPAANSYIAIGFSSNGQMVGSSAIVGWMSPTGGEIKPYYLGGTSPNLVEPNKGSLQVGTNFSLITSQSNRLYLGFQLETNQPLSRLIYSVGPDGLLPVAPNYRLSEHSDKVSTSINYITGQSKSSTESPHTRLRKSHGVLNMLGWGILMIIGVMVARYLKPYDPLWFYLHTCIQSFGLIFGIIGVFCGFVLKNKLNADVSTHKSLGIFILVLGCLQVMALLIRPEKESKVRKYWNWYHHGVGRILIIFAVANVFYGIHLGEKGKGWSAGYGVVIAILFVTAFIFELRLWLRK from the exons atgaaggcATTCATAGCTtccatcatcatcgtcatcttTGGCTTATCAGCCAGAGTGAATTCACAAACAGATTCATGCAGCTCGAGTCTAAACTTGCAGAATGTCAATTTGCCATTTGATGCAGCTTCTCTCAATTGCCTTGCTGTTTGGGATGCTCATAACTACATCCTCAGA TACTCACAAACTTCATCAAACCTATGGACCTTTGTCCTCTCAGCACCAGCTGCTAATTCATACATTGCAATTGGGTTCTCAAGCAACGGCCAGATGGTGGGTTCCAGTGCAATTGTGGGGTGGATGTCCCCAACAGGAGGAGAGATCAAACCTTATTACTTGGGGGGGACCTCACCTAACCTTGTGGAGCCCAACAAGGGGAGCCTTCAAGTTGGAACCAACTTTTCCTTAATTACATCCCAGTCCAACAGATTGTACCTAGGGTTCCAATTGGAGACCAATCAGCCACTATCAAGGCTCATATACTCTGTTGGACCAGATGGGTTGCTGCCTGTGGCTCCCAACTACAGATTGAGTGAGCATAGTGACAAGGTCTCCACCTCCATAAATTATATCACAG GTCAAAGTAAATCGAGCACGGAGAGTCCGCATACAAGATTGAGGAAGAGCCATGGAGTACTAAACATGCTAGGATGGGGCATTTTAATGATAATTGGAGTAATGGTTGCTCGTTACTTGAAACCATATGATCCACTTTGGTTTTATCTTCATACTTGCATTCAGTCATTTGGGCTTATATTCGGAATAATAGGTGTTTTTTGTGGATTTGTCTTAAAAAATAAGCTCAATGCTGATGTCTCCACCCACAAATCTCTTGGTATCTTCATTCTTGTGCTTGGTTGTCTTCAG GTCATGGCTCTTTTGATTCGACCGGAGAAGGAATCGAAGGTGCGAAAGTACTGGAACTGGTACCATCATGGTGTGGGAAGGATTCTGATCATTTTTGCAGTAGCAAATGTTTTCTATGGAATCCATTtgggagagaaaggaaagggatgGAGTGCTGGCTATGGAGTTGTTATTGCTATCTTATTTGTTACTgcttttatttttgaattaagATTGTGGCTTAGAAAATAA
- the LOC103445320 gene encoding ribonuclease 2-like, producing the protein MAILSAQFASAVALFAAASLCLIEAKQVGIGVEIGSRGGGGQREFDYFNLALQWPGTFCQRTRYCCSSNACCRGSNGPTVFTIHGLWPDYNDGTWPACCTQKTFDEKEISTLHDALEKYWPSLSCGKPSSCRGGKGSFWGHEWEKHGTCSSPVVGDEYNYFLTTLNVYFKYNVTQILNEAGYVPSNTEKYPLGGIVSAIQNVFRATPKLVCKKGAVEELHLCFYKDFKPRDCLVGSGNLNDKLASSSSCPNYVSIPAYTSWGLGGGETEISSA; encoded by the exons ATGGCTATCCTCTCTGCTCAATTCGCCTCTGCAGTAGCACTGTTTGCGGCGGCTTCGCTGTGCCTGATCGAAGCCAAGCAAGTCGGAATCGGAGTCGAAATCGGAagcagaggaggaggagggcagAGGGAATTCGATTACTTCAATTTGGCCCTGCAATGGCCTGGCACTTTCTGTCAGCGCACCCGCTATTGTTGCTCCTCCAATGCTTGCTGCCGCGG CTCAAATGGTCCAACTGTGTTTACAATCC ATGGATTGTGGCCTGACTACAATGATGGAACCTGGCCTGCCTGTTGCACACAGAAAACCTTTGATGAGAAAGAG ATCTCAACATTGCACGATGCTTTAGAGAAATACTGGCCGTCTTTAAGCTGTGGTAAACCATCATCCTGCCGTGGTGGAAAAGGATCATTTTGGGGTCATGAG TGGG AGAAGCACGGGACTTGCTCCTCTCCAGTAGTTGGAGATGAATACAATTACTTTTTGACAACCCTCAATGTCTATTTTAAGTACAATGTCACT CAAATCCTGAATGAAGCAGGATACGTACCTTCCAATACCGAAAAGTATCCACTTGGAGGCATTGTTTCTGCTATTCAGAATGTTTTCCGGGCAACCCCCAAGTTGGTTTGCAAAAAAGGTGCTGTGGAGGAACTTCATTTATGCTTCTACAAGGATTTCAAG CCTCGGGATTGTCTGGTTGGATCTGGCAATCTAAATGACAAGTTAGCTTCAAGTAGCTCATGTCCCAATTATGTCAGCATACCAGCATATACATCATGGG GGCTCGGCGGTGGTGAAACTGAGATTTCAAGTGCCTGA